In Leptospira fletcheri, the genomic window GACCGTTTTACGGAGGAAAAATTCATTATCCAAATCTCCAGGATGGTCGATTCTATGAACAAGAACTCCCGTGCGAGGAAGGGAAATTGATAACCCTGCACCGTTTAAAAGGGACGGAATTCGTCCTGAACGCGTCTCATATCGAATGTATCGAAGCCAATCCAGATACTACGATCACGCTTTTCAACGATAGGAAATACGTGGTTCAGGAGAGCGTTCCGCAGGTGATCGAAAAGATCATCGAGTTCAAAAAGAGGATATTAGTCTTTCCGGTAGGCTCTTCTCCCGACCAATTTAAGAAGGTAGATTAAGCGATCATGGATATAGCATCGATCATAGGCCTCGGTTCCGCATTAGTCGTTGTCGCCTTCGGAATTCTTTCCGCCGGGTTGAACCCGATAGATATTGTGGACATACCTTCCGTTTTGATCACGTTCGGGGGTGCGACAGCCTGTACGATTATGGCTGTTCCCTGGCAATCGACCTTAGATGTGGGAAAAATCACCCGTAAGGCGTTTCGCGAGGAAAAAAGCGACCTAGTAGAATTGATCAAAACGCTCGTATCCTTTTCCGAAAAGGCGAGACGAGAAGGTCTCCTCGCTTTGGAAGACGATGTGAACGAACTTCCGGAGGAGTTTCTTAGGAAAGGAATCACTCTGGTGGTAGACGGGACAGACCCGGAACTCGTCCGAAATATTATGGAAACCGAAATGGGAAACATCGCCTCCCGTCACTCGCAAGGAAAGGCCTGGTGGGAAAACTGGGGCGCATTGGCTCCGGCTTTCGGGATGATCGGAACCTTGATCGGATTGGTGCAGATGCTTAAGAACCTCGGATCCGGAGATCCGAGCGCGATCGGAACGGGGATGGCGGCTGCCTTGATCACCACTCTTTACGGATCGATGGGAGCCAACATGTTCGCGATTCCCATCATGAAAAAATTGATCCGTAAATCGGAAGACGAATTGTTAATTAAACAAATCATGATAGAAGGAACTCTTTCCATTCAGTCGGGAGACAACCCCAGGATCGTAAAGGACAAACTGGCGAGCTTCCTGCCTCCGTCGGAAAGGGGAGTGTTGAAAGACGAAGGGGATTGATCCTCGCGGTAAACCCCTTCTCAGGTTGGAAATTCTATGGCGCAGCAAAAATGTCCGGAATGCATTCAGAATATCCCCGAATACATGCTTACCTACGGGGACATGGTGACTCTGCTATTATGCTTTTTCATCATGTTGTATAAGACCGGTAAGACGAACGCGATCGAAATGCAGATCATACTTTCCGCGTTCAAAACGACGACGGGTTTTTTTGACGGAGGCCAGACCCTTTCCAAGGGCAAGTTGGAAGAGATGGGAATGAATATAGAAAGCCTCCCTTCCATGACTACGGGAAAAGCGCTTTCCAAGTCCAAGAAGACCGCGACCGAATTGTTTAAACCGGAAATCGAAGCCGGAAAAGTACGTGTGACGGAAGACGAGAGAGGACTGGTGATCAGTTTAGTGGGGGCGGATTATTTCGGTCCAGGTTCCGCGATCCTAAACGAACCGATCAAATCCACGTTAAAAAAGGCCAGCGGTCTGATCAAGGACCTGGAACGCTTTGTGAGAGTGGAAGGACATTGCGACGCGGATGCCGTCGTCCCTGGTGCGAATCCGAACCGTGAGGAAAGGGCCTACCTGAACAATTGGGATCTGGCGGGAGCCAGGGCCATCAATTCCACGGACTATATGGTCGGAGTCGGCAGATTGGATCCGAGTTGGTTGCAGGCTGTCAGTTTCGGATCCTATCGTCCTTTGGCCTTGGAATACGAAGGAACTCCGGAGGCGAAAGCCTTTAATCGAAGGATAGACATCGTAATTTTAACGGAAAAATCCACGAAGCGTGGACCGCACGAATCTAATTACGGATTGCCGAAGAGTCGGGTACCGGGCTCCGAAACTTCCACAGAAAGCGGATTTTAAAAGAGAAAAAGGAGAGGTGACCCATGGGTGATCCCGAAATAGACGAAGAAGAAGGCGGCGTCCCCGCCGCGGACGCCGGAGCCGGCTCTTCTCCGCTTATAAAATGGCTGATCTACATCGCCGGAGCTGTGTTCGGTATTATCATTGTCGTACTCGTATCCATGTTCGTGGCAAAACAGGCCGCTACTAGTACGTTCCGCGAAATGAAGAACGTCTCGTTGGTCAAACCTCCTCCTCCTCTGGTAACGTTTGCCTTTCAGGAGGAATTCCGGATCAACACCGCCGATAAGGGAGAAACCCACTTCGTAAAAATGAAACTGTCGTTCGGCGTCGCAAAGGATGATACGAAGATCACGAACGAATTGGCGGAACGGATCGCTCAGATGCGGGATTTGGTCAATCTTATCGTAGGAAGGAAGACCAAAGACGATCTGATAGATGTGGAGGACCAGCTTGATTTGCGGGAAGAAATCAAGGCGCAGATCAACCACATACTCTCGGAGGGTAAGATCCAGGAAGTATATTTCACGGAATTTATCGTCAACTGATGTCTTCCCCCAAGGTTTTAGGAGTCATACCTGCAAGGTTCGGGAGTTCCAGGTTTCCCGGAAAACCTTTGGCTCTCATCGGAGATATTCCGATGATCCTTTGGACATATAAGAATTCCTTAAAGTCGTCTCTTATAGACGAGCTCGTCGTCGCCACCGACGACGAGCGGATCCTCATGACCGTTTTGGATAACGGAGGAAACGCGGTCATGACCGCGACCGACCATCCTTCCGGTACGGATCGAATCCGGGAAGTGGCGGGAAGATTCCCGGATTTCGGAGTCGTCGTCAATATCCAGGGAGACGAGCCGGGAATCGAATCGGGTCTGATCGACGGAGTCGCGAAGCTCAAAATAGAGCGGAAAAATTGGGAAATGACGACTGCCGCGGTCCCTTTGGAGGAGTCCGAGATCGGAGATCCGAACCGAGTAAAAGTCGTAATGGATCGATCCGGTCGCGCGCTTTATTTTTCCCGCTCCAGGATTCCCAGCCAATTTAAGAAGACGGTTCCCGCATATCGCCATCTGGGGATTTATGCATATGATCGGGATTTTTTAACGGGATATCCTGATCTGCCCGCGAGTCCTTTGGAGGAATCCGAATCTCTGGAACAGTTGAGGGCTATGGAAGCGGGTCATTCCATCGGAGTCTATGTCGCAAAGCAAGCTGCGTTAAGCGTGGACACTCCTAAGGACCTTGAATCGGTGATCGCCGATTTTCGGGCCAAGGGATGGATTTAGAATTTAAGAAAAAATGAATGCCTTGTTCGACGGAAGATTTTCCGCCGGATTTATCGCGAACGTTATCCTAAGGCTTCCTGCAAAGTGTTATGGATCAGTACGAAATCGGTTAATCCGACGATATCCATGACTTTACGAAAATGATCGTTTAACCCCGCGAATTCGATCTTAGCTGAGGATTCCGAGGCTTTTGTGATCAAGCTGATCAGAGTCGCCAAACCGGCGGAATTGATATAAGAAGTGCCGTGGAAATTTAGGATCACTCTATTTCTGCGTATTTCGGGAATTGAATGATATTTAGCGAGAATATCTTCATCCGCTTCGGAAGTGATTTCACCGGAGATATGCAAAACCGGTACGGACGGCTCTAAGTCCACGGTTATTTTGAATTCGTCAGACATACGCCTTATTTATCACAAAGACCTTCTCCACAAGCGACAGTCAACCCCGTTTCATCGGCTTTTGGAAGTTCGGGCTGCCATTTTGCCGCCCAGAATCAGGTATAGTGTTCTAACTCCTGAGGAGAGAGTTGATCGAAAATTTCGCCGCATTTGGTGCATTGAAAGCGGACCTCTTTCGGTTTAGAGGAAATCCCGAAAAGGATGAGGAACCAGGCCGAATTCGAATAAGTTTTGATCACTTTCGTCAGGGAGGAATTTCTGTCCGTTCCGCAAGACTGGCAGCGGGGAGTTTGCAATCCGTTCACCGTTCCAGAATCGATCAGGGGGGGAAAAGTTCCAGAAGAAAAGCCCTCCGGAGAAAAGAAAAGGGCGGGATTGCCCCGCCCGTCTCCCGATCAGTTTTGAGAGAGGTAGATTACGTATTTTGCGACTAATTTGAGTTTTTCGTCGCCGAGATATTTGAACGCAACCATAGTACCGCCGGGGATTCCGTTATTTAACGTTTTTAGAATGCCTGCTTCGGTAGAACCGTTTTTCCACTCTTTGCTTGGAGCTTTATAATTGCGAGGTTTCGGATTCAGGTTTGCCGCAGCAAGGCCGTCTCCAGCTCCCTTTTCTCCATGACAGGATGCGCAATTCGCGACAAAGATTTCCTTTCCTTGTTCCAATTCCGGGGTTAAAGCCGGAGCAGCGCTTGCGGTAGTCGGAGCGGCTGCTTCTTTTTTGGATTCATTCTTATCACCACAGTTCAAAACCAAAGCCAAGGCAAAGATGGAGGCCGAGGCGGAAATTACTAGAGCCCTTTTTTTCATGGATCTCTCCTTTTTCAGGATTCCATCTTTCCTCGTTCTGATTCGGAAGCAAAGGAATTTTTTGTCACAGAAACGTCCGGCTTAAAGATGGGCCCTGTTTTTTCCTCTAACCTGTCGAATTGCACGGGTAAATCGATACGTACGGATTCTGTTATCGGTCTGCCTTCGAATTCCCCCTCTAGGATCCCTAAAGCTTTGGCTCCTTCCTGTAGATCTACGACCACAAGAACGTAAGGCGCTTTGGATGCAAGATGACCGAAGCCGACTTGCACCACCGTGTAGGTATCAATTTTCCCTTTTCCGCTAAAAATCGATTCTTTCCAGGTGTCGGATCCGCAAAGGATACAAGTTGAGACGGATTCTGCGGTTTCAAATCCGCAGGATCCGCATTTTTTCCCTGTAAGAACGTTCGACTTTGAGGTTTTCATCGACTGCCGATTCGGATTACATTCCTATTCCGGCACCGCCGTCTACGCGTAGATACGTTCCCGTAATGTAGGAAGCTTTGTCGGATAAAAAGAATTCGACGGCGTTTGCGATTTCTTGTTGGGTTCCGGGTCTTTTCAAAGGAATGAACATGGGATCCGTTAATTTTTTTTGCACGTCTTCCGGTAAGGAAGCGGTCATATCCGTCTGAACATAACCCGGACATACTGCGTTGACTAGGACTCCGCGACCCGAGAATTCTCTCGCAGCCACTTTGGTCAGAGCGATGACTGCCGCTTTGGAAGCGGAGTAATTTGCCTGTCCCGGTTGTCCGGTCAATCCCGAGAGGGAAGATATGTTTACGATTCTTCCGGAAGAGGATTTTAAGAGAAGTTTGGAGGCGGACTTAGTCATGAGAAATACTCCTTTCGCATTCACGTCCATGACAAAGTCGAATTCCTGTTCGCTCATCCGGATAAAGAGATTGTCTTTGAGTACGCCCGCATTATTCACGAGAAAGTCTAACTTGCCGAATTTATCCTTCACGCCAGAAATCACTGCGTCGCAATCCTCCGGCTTGGTCACGTTTGCGGAAAGGCCCAGAGCTTGGACTC contains:
- the motB gene encoding flagellar motor protein MotB codes for the protein MAQQKCPECIQNIPEYMLTYGDMVTLLLCFFIMLYKTGKTNAIEMQIILSAFKTTTGFFDGGQTLSKGKLEEMGMNIESLPSMTTGKALSKSKKTATELFKPEIEAGKVRVTEDERGLVISLVGADYFGPGSAILNEPIKSTLKKASGLIKDLERFVRVEGHCDADAVVPGANPNREERAYLNNWDLAGARAINSTDYMVGVGRLDPSWLQAVSFGSYRPLALEYEGTPEAKAFNRRIDIVILTEKSTKRGPHESNYGLPKSRVPGSETSTESGF
- a CDS encoding STAS domain-containing protein encodes the protein MSDEFKITVDLEPSVPVLHISGEITSEADEDILAKYHSIPEIRRNRVILNFHGTSYINSAGLATLISLITKASESSAKIEFAGLNDHFRKVMDIVGLTDFVLIHNTLQEALG
- a CDS encoding glucose 1-dehydrogenase, with the translated sequence MSKQFQGKVALVTGAASPRGLGRAIANTIAKEGGDIVVVDLNQEHIVQAAAEISKEFGVQALGLSANVTKPEDCDAVISGVKDKFGKLDFLVNNAGVLKDNLFIRMSEQEFDFVMDVNAKGVFLMTKSASKLLLKSSSGRIVNISSLSGLTGQPGQANYSASKAAVIALTKVAAREFSGRGVLVNAVCPGYVQTDMTASLPEDVQKKLTDPMFIPLKRPGTQQEIANAVEFFLSDKASYITGTYLRVDGGAGIGM
- a CDS encoding flagellar FlbD family protein, which produces MITLHRLKGTEFVLNASHIECIEANPDTTITLFNDRKYVVQESVPQVIEKIIEFKKRILVFPVGSSPDQFKKVD
- a CDS encoding Zn-ribbon domain-containing OB-fold protein, which produces MKTSKSNVLTGKKCGSCGFETAESVSTCILCGSDTWKESIFSGKGKIDTYTVVQVGFGHLASKAPYVLVVVDLQEGAKALGILEGEFEGRPITESVRIDLPVQFDRLEEKTGPIFKPDVSVTKNSFASESERGKMES
- a CDS encoding flagellar basal body-associated FliL family protein; the protein is MGDPEIDEEEGGVPAADAGAGSSPLIKWLIYIAGAVFGIIIVVLVSMFVAKQAATSTFREMKNVSLVKPPPPLVTFAFQEEFRINTADKGETHFVKMKLSFGVAKDDTKITNELAERIAQMRDLVNLIVGRKTKDDLIDVEDQLDLREEIKAQINHILSEGKIQEVYFTEFIVN
- a CDS encoding motility protein A, which encodes MDIASIIGLGSALVVVAFGILSAGLNPIDIVDIPSVLITFGGATACTIMAVPWQSTLDVGKITRKAFREEKSDLVELIKTLVSFSEKARREGLLALEDDVNELPEEFLRKGITLVVDGTDPELVRNIMETEMGNIASRHSQGKAWWENWGALAPAFGMIGTLIGLVQMLKNLGSGDPSAIGTGMAAALITTLYGSMGANMFAIPIMKKLIRKSEDELLIKQIMIEGTLSIQSGDNPRIVKDKLASFLPPSERGVLKDEGD
- a CDS encoding c-type cytochrome, with translation MKKRALVISASASIFALALVLNCGDKNESKKEAAAPTTASAAPALTPELEQGKEIFVANCASCHGEKGAGDGLAAANLNPKPRNYKAPSKEWKNGSTEAGILKTLNNGIPGGTMVAFKYLGDEKLKLVAKYVIYLSQN
- the kdsB gene encoding 3-deoxy-manno-octulosonate cytidylyltransferase — encoded protein: MSSPKVLGVIPARFGSSRFPGKPLALIGDIPMILWTYKNSLKSSLIDELVVATDDERILMTVLDNGGNAVMTATDHPSGTDRIREVAGRFPDFGVVVNIQGDEPGIESGLIDGVAKLKIERKNWEMTTAAVPLEESEIGDPNRVKVVMDRSGRALYFSRSRIPSQFKKTVPAYRHLGIYAYDRDFLTGYPDLPASPLEESESLEQLRAMEAGHSIGVYVAKQAALSVDTPKDLESVIADFRAKGWI